One Pirellulaceae bacterium genomic window, GTGGGTCACAACAGGCGAATCAGTGACCGTCGACTTTCGTGGCTCAGACCAATTAAGCCAGCCTGTTTTAATACGACTCGAAGAAACATCGACACCGCAACCTCATTCAACAAATCGGCTCCAGGCCACAGATTTTCGCGTCGCGAGCCTGAATACCCTTCGCGGAGGATTAAGCGATGCTCGTCGTTCCGAGCCGATCGGTCGATTAATCGGGGCGGCAGATGCGAATATATACTGTTTTCAAGAAGAGAATGATGAGAGTCGTTTTCGTCAGGCGACCCGGTTGGTCGGTCGCCATCAGCATTGGGCCAATGGCTGTGGAATTGTCACGAATTATCCGTTGAAGCCCCTCTCTCTAAACCTTTCCCAGGGAGCAGTAGCGTCGATCACCCTACCAGGCGGTAAATCGATCATCGTTTGCAGTGTCCACTTCAAATGCTGTGGCTACCGTAACAGTCCGGAAGATCGTCACCGAGTCCGACAAGCAGAACGTTTAACGACCGCATTGACGAAATTGCGATTAGCTCACAACAAGACGAAAACGACGTCCCCCGGGGTCATCGTCATCGGGGACTACAATCTTGTCGGCTCACGCCGTCCGCTTGCTCTGCTGGAGTCGATCGGGCTTCGTCCCCGTCTTCTGCTGGCGAATGGTGACAACTCAGCAACCACATGGCGAGGCCGCCCTGACGAGCCGTTTTGGCCAGGACGACTCGATATTGTCTCGTACGATGCCAAACAACTGCGTCCCACGAATGGCTTCTTACTCGACACGGGCCGTATGACGAACGCTGATTGCACCCAACTTGGATTGAAAGCGAATGACAGCCAAGCCAGCGACCACCTGATGCTGGTGGCTGACTTCCAGCTTCGCGAACAGCTCCCTTCCCACAATGCCCCGCTTCACGCTACCGACCGAGAAGACGAGTAAGAAGGGAGGGGAGTGTGAACCAAAACACCGTTTCGATTTCTTAACATCCCACAACAACGCGTTCACGAACATTTAATCGCGAACAAGTTAGGCAACCTTTTACTGACGATCTTGTTGGTGATCTGTTTTTTTTCTTGGAATCGGCAATTGGTTACGTTAAGTTGGGCCTCGCCGATCCGGCCAATGCGCAATTTCATTGCTCGATGTGCGT contains:
- a CDS encoding endonuclease/exonuclease/phosphatase family protein, which codes for MKTHRFVPLILGLLTLTNGQATIAEEKSLILDGRFDDWTDQQIIARDPIGDQTAAFDISYLAARTDGTRLYLRFDLGQTLNLQNGPESEGTLELRLGLPTDRFLAINFRERFAYYSDAPSERIPWQRIDFACLPTFASDSVEMRVDLSHAWVTTGESVTVDFRGSDQLSQPVLIRLEETSTPQPHSTNRLQATDFRVASLNTLRGGLSDARRSEPIGRLIGAADANIYCFQEENDESRFRQATRLVGRHQHWANGCGIVTNYPLKPLSLNLSQGAVASITLPGGKSIIVCSVHFKCCGYRNSPEDRHRVRQAERLTTALTKLRLAHNKTKTTSPGVIVIGDYNLVGSRRPLALLESIGLRPRLLLANGDNSATTWRGRPDEPFWPGRLDIVSYDAKQLRPTNGFLLDTGRMTNADCTQLGLKANDSQASDHLMLVADFQLREQLPSHNAPLHATDREDE